A single region of the Lotus japonicus ecotype B-129 chromosome 4, LjGifu_v1.2 genome encodes:
- the LOC130714699 gene encoding uncharacterized protein LOC130714699 translates to MSTPPQQPVEDKPDHPSPAEPTAAAETENDEEEEEGECGFCLFMKGGGCKDSFIDWENCVQEAEKNNEDLVEKCAQVTARLKQCMDAHADYYEPILRAEKVAEEQALAELENEKQNTETPKEDQEKEKEKVK, encoded by the coding sequence ATGTCTACGCCGCCGCAGCAACCCGTTGAGGACAAACCCGACCACCCTTCTCCGGCGGAGCCTACGGCAGCGGCGGAAACAGAGAAcgatgaggaggaagaagaaggcgaGTGCGGGTTCTGCCTGTTCATGAAAGGCGGTGGTTGCAAGGATTCCTTCATCGATTGGGAGAATTGCGTGCAAGAAGCCGAGAAGAACAACGAGGACCTCGTCGAAAAGTGTGCTCAGGTCACGGCGAGGCTGAAGCAGTGTATGGATGCCCATGCCGATTACTACGAACCCATTCTCAGAGCCGAGAAGGTTGCTGAAGAACAAGCCCTCGCCGAATTGGAGAATGAGAAGCAGAACACCGAGACCCCAAAAGAGGaccaagagaaagagaaagagaaagtgaAGTGA